From Clarias gariepinus isolate MV-2021 ecotype Netherlands chromosome 1, CGAR_prim_01v2, whole genome shotgun sequence:
TGACTTCATCACACTGCTGCTGTGAATCAGCACCAGCTCCAGTCTCACCGTCACCATCTGCCTGGTttcatcagagagagagagacacacacacacacacacacacacagtcagacaGCCCGGGGTGAGGAACGTTTCTGTGAAAGTGGGAGCGAAAGTTAAAAAGTGAACAGAGAGACCCAGAGACTGAGAGAATAGTTATAGTTGTTATAAACACATCTGGATGATGTCATCACTTCTGGACTGAACCTTCTCGTTCTCATAGAGGTGTCTGAGCAAAGTGTACAcctccttctgtctgtctgtctgtctgtctgtctgtctgtctgtctgtctgtggctgcatttctctcactctgcattcttgtgtgtgtgtgtgtgtgcgcacacgtcAGGCTCCATTTTCTCTGTGGGATTTTTCCGGAACATTGTCTGCTGTCTCGTCTGACACCATAACCACATCCTCTCTGTCtgtcagcttgtgtgtgtgtgtgtgtgtgagagacacagAGTCTGTATCagtctgcaacacacacacacacacacacacacacactccccttcCCTGTGGGTTACGGAGCTGAACAGTTGTCAGCAGCTTCAGTTTCAAAAGTTTCcatacccacatacacacacacacacacacacacacacacacacacacacacacacacagtgctttcTCTGACATgacgctttgtgtgtgtgttcttttttttttttcggttgtTTCTAGACTGTGTTCTGGACTataaccctgtgtgtgtgtgtgtgtgtgtgtgtgtgtgtgcgtgtgtgtgtgtgtgtgtatgtgtgtgtgattaggtTGTGGATGATGCCGTCACTTTAAAGAAGTCCGATCCTTCAGCTGATCAGGTGTGTGACgcaaacagaaacacacacacacacaggctacaGTATCTTTCAGCTTGTTATTTGCTTCATTATCCTATTACATACGGTGCTTtttaaaagtattcacaccccttgaacttttttattgtgattttatgTGATGAACAAACACAAAGTGGAACAGAAATCAAACTCAAAGTTtatttgtctcacacacacacacacacacacacacacacacaatgatatgaaattaaatgcttttataaCCGTCCATAACCTAAGAATatgaaatacaaatataataaagaatataatgaaaataataaagaaaaatagactataaaaaagaagagtgtattaaagtatataaaatatcaaataGAATACTATAAAAAtcatacaaatatagaaaactgAAATTTACACCATGTACAAGtcataaaatagaattgaaagGAAATTGAAATAGAAAAGCAGTTTGGAAATGATTaatggtttttaaaaatgttttacgaataaaaatctaaaaataatagtgtggcatgcatttgtatttaccCCCATTACTCTGATTCTTCTAATTAACATCCAGTTGATCGGAGCTCCTTCAGAAGTTTCCTAATCAGTAAATAGAGTcgacctgtgtgtaatttaatctcagctgttctgtgaagccctcagaagtttgttagagaacattagtgaacagaCAGCAGACAGAAGACAAGGAAAAAtggtggagaagtttaaagcagggttaggttataaaacaaaaattatatatatatatatatatcccaagCTTTAAACATGTCACGGAGCGCCATCATccaaaaatggaaagagtacGACTGcaaaacctaccaagacatgagcatccacctaaactgacaggagagcattttttttcttttgttttttaatttttccctgattttctccctaatttagtcgtggccaattcctccctgtcactagggggctcccacattaaggctcctaccactcagtcaggagggccgaagTGTTTCCTACGAACCACGTGACTATTAATGTGAGGGCAAAAGGTACCCCTCATCCCTCTCCTCTGAGAGAgcgcggccaatcagctctctctagacctctggctgcAAGAGGTTAGGGCATcccccgggaatcgaactcgcgatctccggatgatggggcgagaactttaccactgcgccactcggaggccttgACAGAAGAGCAGTAATCAGAAAAGCAGCCAGGGGGGCCATGAgaactctggaggagctgcagaaatCCACAGCTTAGGTCGGAGAAGGTGTTCTGGTCAGATGAGaacaacatttaactttttGGCTTAAAAGCAAAATCACTCACCCTGAAACACACCATCCTGACCAAGAAAcacggtggtggcagcatcatatTGTGATACAATTATATTCTCCAAAAGTTTTCCTTCCACTTCCAGATTATGTCTATGGATACTTTTGCAATGCACTGTATTTtaattgctgtgtgtgtgtgtgtgtgtgtgtgtgtgtgtagggtttcCTGGCCTTCACTCGTCTGTGTCCTGACATTAAACAGGAACCTCCTGCCCCGGTCCATCCCAGGTACCAGAACCTCACACAGTTCCCCTTTTCTATCGTTACTTAGTAATATGTGTTGTAAACTgagtccgtgtgtgtgtgtgtgtgtgttacagctaCTACCTGTACCCGTATGATAAGATGATCGCCCCCAACGTGTCCCTGCAGAAGAGCGGTGACGGTGATGGATCGGACTCCCTGGGAACCTTGCTGAAACAGCACTACAGCCGGAGAACACACGGTCAGCGCagacgcgcgcgcgcacacacacacacacacacacacacacacacacacacacacacacacacggccgcGCGTCAGAGATTCCAGCCAACGCTGGTCTCACTTTACACCTTTCTCCTTCCTCAGACGTCTATGCAACAGCTCCGTCCGTCGTCGAGGAAACGAAACGTCACCGCGGCGATGAATCTCGTCCGCCCCCTGCAGCCGTCTCCATGGAAACAGAGGGGAAGGAAGAGGACGATAAGGAGCAGCTGGTGTTTGAGATGGTCCACATGTACAACAGTCAGCAAGAGAAGCTGAACGCTACGCTGCACACGCAGAGGGAGCTCGAGACGGTCagacactctctcacacacacacacacacacacacacacacacacacgtacacacgtcTCACTGTCTCAGAGTATCAATGACCACTTTGTGCTCTTTAACTataaccctgtgtgtgtgtgtgtgtgtgtgtaggagctgCAGGTGGTGTGTGACGGCGAGGCGGAGCGATGGAGGCGTTTGTGTGTGGAGCAGAGTGAGCTGCAGAGCGAGCTGGAGGCGGTGCACACTGAGCATGCTCAGAAACTGGGGCGGGTTCAGCAGGAGCAGAGGGAGCTGGAGCGGAGACTGGAACAGGtccggcacacacacacacactgcagctgcCACAGCCAGGAGGAGCAGTACACCacccaggtacacacacactcacacacacacacacacgtttaataCAAGTGAAACTGTTCAGCTCAGAATAACCCACACGCTAATTCTGTATGTCCCTTCctgtctctgcctgtctgtctctttctgtctctgcctgtctgtcttccCCAGCTGTGTGATCTGAGAGTGAGACTGGAGCGTGCGGAGGCAGAGAGACAGGAGCTGCAGGACGaactgaggagagagagagacgctcgGGAGAAACTGGAGCTGCTCATCTCTCAGCTTCAGCAGCAGATCACCAGCTCGACCAATCACAGCCCTCGGAGCGTCTCATCAGCCAGTCACAGCCCTCagagccaacacacacactcacctgcaaCCACACACAGCGGCGACGAGtcatcctaaacacacacacacacactccgagtTGAGGACTGGTTTATACTTCAaccttctattattattattattattattattatgttgatGTTGAGATTTACTCTATTAGTGTGTGAGCTgtcaagcgcacacacacacacacacacacacagacagtgctAACAGTGACATAAAGATTCACGTTAACATTCTCCgtaaaaaatatgttgattaacTATTAACCATAAATAATCAGTaattaaaactttattaaatagttttttttcacaggCTGCATCCTGTTctgttcatatttatttcatctattattattattattattattattattcacaaatCACTGACTCAgcgttatacacacacacacacacaagtgcgcCACTCCAGGAGTATAAAAGGGCGGGGCCCTGCAGCACAACCGATGATTGTGATGATGGATCTTCATCTTTCTTCATACTGGTAGcagcaacacacaaacacacacgcgcatgcTAACATGCGCTAGTAACTAACACTGGAGTTAAACACCATCCTGCGCGGTGTGACTGAAGGACGAGCGTCTCCACACAACTTCACAGATAATCCTAATAATAcgtttattattcatatttataataatctcACTTTATTTATGGTCGTTTCATCTCACCTCCTCCTGTCCCGATCCATTATTTCACTCGTATTTAAACTTTTCTGacatttttgtgggttttttttttttctttttgatcttCAGATTTTTACCCACGTGGTGTAAATATCGTTTTGTCCACGAGGTGGCGCTGTTTGGTTGGTTTGATGGTTTCAGTCCTGCATGAGAATGGAACATAATTCACGACGCTGCACTCCTACCTCATGTTGACGAAGAGAAatctattaaaaacaataaaaaacattttatatataaagataaaaaatatttacaggctagaagtgtgtgtgtgtgcgcgcgcatctGATGTAAATAGGGCTTGTACAGATGATGAgcttgaaataaattaaacttctTTAGAGTTTAGGTGTGTTTCTGCTTCTTTGactctactgtgtgtgtgtgtgtgtgtgtgtgtgtgtgtgtgttaaatacttattttcctccATAAATATTCCTGAAGAAGTCAGTCATTTAAATATTGGAATTCTTATATTGTACACAAGGGGGcgctgtgcacacacacataatcacagCGTAACTGCGCATGCTCTAACAATACATGATCATTTAGGATAAAGGGGTAAATTAAGAGTGTCCAGGGCCCTGGGGAGTGACTCCCTAACCCTGTCAAAACAatgtactattattatttatattcataagaacagtgtgtgtgtgaggaaacctGGGCCATGCAGAAACAGATGGGAAAGAGGAAAATCAAGACACAATAAATTGTAGaatagaaaagagagagagagaaataaaagtgcTTTATGAGCTCAATAGACAACAATCATAAAATCAGAACAGAGAACACGTCACTATAATTCTGGATTTTTGTCAACATCATCAGACCTTGAAAGTTGTATTTTAATTGTGTTCATTTTATTGGATTTGTCTAATAATCAATATATGTTTTTCATAACTGTCGAACAATTATTTCAAGATTCAGTAAGGCATCTTTTAATATCTGGCTATCTCTAagttattatgaaaaatacattcttgttttttttatttaaaaacagtaaagtatttatcatattaataaaatcgtccttaattttattaaatgtaatatttaattagaaATACACTATTGTgtgaaaaacatattaaaaataataaatacacgaACACCCATCGCTGTTGAGATCTGTGTATAAAAGCGAACTTCAGTGTAAGTTTGTTTGGGCAGCGGGCGGTGCGGGGCCGGTGGTGTTTACACACGCAGTCACGGGCGATTATCAACTCTTACATCAAAATGTGGGCGTGTCAAGGCGTTCCCATCTGATCTAACAAGAGGCAGCAAGTAAACCTCATGTAGGCAGGTGGAGTCACCTCTAGATTATCGTTATAGTCAGTGGTGGGAAAAGTAGCCAAAAGTATCACTCGAGTAATGAcagtgtattatattatatctatattatagtataattataataattatatatgctaacattaaataaaacagctaaactaaccgCCACATGTTTCCTCAGGTTTTActcaattaaaagtaaaaatatactgcagtaaaactacttaaagACGTAAATGTAAGTCGTTATTACCCACCGCTGGTTATAACACTACTAAGTAATACATTTAACCTATTCGAttcccacctgtgtgtgtgtgtgtgtgtgtgtgtgtgtgtgtggagtgtgcatgctctccctgtgctttgtgggtttcctccagttttctcccacaatccatGGGACACGCAGATTAGGTTAACCGCTGTTCCCaaagtgctgtgtgtgtctgcgtatGCTCTTTCAATGCAATCAGTCATGCTTTagacaaaacaataaataaaattttacaggAAATTTAATTCCTCcacatcctcttctctcacaccatctaacttcatgtcctctctcactgcctccataaatctcctctctggtcctcctctagacctcctgcctggcagctctGTGTACGAGAGGAACAACGTAGCGACTCGGCCTCGGGGTAAAAGGCGCTTATCGCCGACTCGTCAGAAAGAGATTCGTACACTCGTCGATATTCTTGGATGTTCCACAgacaattcatttaaataagaaCGATGAGTGAGAAAAGTGTGTTTGGAGGACGTGTGAAGATGAGTGAAAGTCTCGCGTTCAGTGCGTAAGAGTGGGTCGCTCTGAAAAAACTTTCGTGCCCTAAAAGCCTTTCGCGTGGTTCGTGCTCACCACAAGTGAGGGTTGCCTGGTTTCCTTACACCACGCTGATCGgtgaaatacaaataatatcGGCTAATAAGCGTGTCATAGGggtataaacatatttatttatgtcatcAGGGGCAACAGACTGGTGGGAGGAAACAGATTCCTTTCGTACGTCTGTAAAACCTGCAGCAGCTTGACTCcttaacatatactgtataaataaacaataaaaataaacaacaaacatttttacagcAAGTACGGAAATCTCTCTAAAGCCCGGGATAAAATCGTCCGAGTGAAGTGAGGCAGCTCGGAACACAACAGCGTGGCGTGGGGCGAGACGGAGAGGTGTGAAGATAACGATTAACAGATCTAACCCTCCGCAAGGACTTCCACCGCCTCGTGTTCAGACGCGAGAATCAGTTGGGGTAACACTCGAACCACCCTGCAGCTGTGTGTGACTGACGCTACttctagttagtaacctagtaacctaGACTAAGTCTCTACCCagtgatggaaacttcaaagcacttctgtaagtcgctctggaccAGATCGTCTGCTGAAAGCCTGGATGTAAATGTCACCGGCACCGACTCGTCAAAGAGCACGATCAAATAGAAGTTTCCTTCTATCTGACTTCTCTTGGAGTCGAGTGACTCATTACATCcttaaaactgattttttattaaagccTGGTACGTGTGTGAATATTCACAGAGCTGTTACTTATCCATAAAAGCTGAACCACAGCAGCgtagtttaaatatttacagagtCAAAGtccatttattcacattttattgCCGGCCTCCGCGATTACTGCCGCGTCTTATCGTCAAAGAAAAATCCACAGTTCACGagtgtgaaagtcgtcccaGTCCTGAGGAACATCACGTACGCCTCCGTCTCCGTGACAACAAAGTTAATCCGGAAAGGAACAGCAACATCGCAACATCCTCAAGTTCACCAGAATGAAAAAGTCGATaaagataatgatgatgatgtcacaggACACTgatctgtagtgtgtgtgcgtggtcgAACCCCCTCCTGCACACTCCCACAGCGGTCTCCGTGGTGATCAGGCGAGTCTGCAGATGTGAAGCTGTGAAAGTTTTCTGCACTGAAGCTCGATTTGTCGTTCAGCAGGCAGAcgtgtgtgagacgtgtgcgACTCTTCCACGTGTCATCCTGCGTGTGAGCGCAGAAGACGCAAGCGCAGCTCCTCAGGGTGGCTGCGGTGAGCAAACTGTGAATGAAACACAGCCAGACGGCGTTCATGTCCAGGTACGGAGGAACTTCTGTCCTGGATGTCAAGATGAAGAGCAACAGGAGCAGGAAGGAGATCCAGGTGGACAGGAAGTGACACACACGCTCCCTCTGGAGCTCAGTGTTTATCCTCCTTACAGAGCGCGTGTAACAGGCAACAGCCACCAGCATCAGCAGCGACGCCCAGGCCACCTGCCGGCTCTGAGCCCCGCCAGTCAGGTGACAGCGCTGCAGAGTGAGGTGATCGTCCTGGTCTTCGGTGAGCGGGTGGAAATCGGGGATGGAGAGGACGTACGACGCGGCCAGAACCCACAGCAGGAACGCGGCGGTGGCATGGATGAGCGTGTGCACGGGACGGGGCCGGTTGCAACGCGAACTCCACAGGACGTCCAATCCGAAGAGGATGAAGACGGGCCAGTGCAGAACCCCTTGGACGGAACACGCCGCCTGCACCAGAACACACACCTGGTACTTAGTGAGACGCAGCCCGAAAACCTGAACGTCCTGCGCCAGGAACACGCAGGTGATGCTCAGGTGCAGGAGGGCGTCGACCAACGCCAACGACACGCAGAACACGCCCCAAAAGCTTCGTCCCACATGACCCTTCTgcaccaccaacaccacccaGTTCAACAAGGTCTTTATCCACAGAGACACCAACAGGGTCGCCATGGTAACCTCCATTAttctctccccttctctctctcgcacacaaaCTTACAAATGTCTACCTACACACAACATACATACACTTACACTCATGCAAATacgctgtcacacacacacacacacacacacactctctgtctctgtgagCAGCTCGGGAGACTAAGTGTGCAGTTCCTGGTTTAGTGCAGACTTTATGTCACAGACACACCTCATAACCCTACCCCCAAacatacacacgcgcacacacacatgcacgcgctTTCAAGTGCATTCATGTGcacatacacgcgcacacacacacacacaaaaggaaaaacataGAAGATCCTGAATTTAATTcaacttagtgtgtgtgtgtgtgtgtgtgtgtgtgtcacataaGAGGtactactttattttttttatttgtgctttaCAAAACTTGCATCAACCTGCCtggcctaaacacacacacacacacacacacacacacgctttttCAGTGTGTTGGACTGGTTTGTTAAGGAGTTTGTTTATACTGCTGCGGTTAAAGCCAGCTCATGAGATGCAGTTTGGCAACagatatatatgtgtgtgtgtgtgtgtgtgtgtgtgcgcgcacgttaggaacacacattcatttataaatatagtTTTACAAATACATTGTATTTACAATGCATAGTCTGtagttttataattaaatttgagtctattttatttgttcagTGATTTTAACATCGTCatcgtcacaaagcagcttcacaccaTCAACAGAACATtatataagtgtgtatgagatgtgagtgtgtgtgaatcagatgatcagatcgtccctgatgaacgagccgagggtgacggtgctgagggaaaaactccctgagatggtaataggaagaaaccttgagaggaaccagactcaacagggaacccatcctcatctgggtgataacggatagcagggattgatctgcactcatactgtgtgttaggaggctggaagttcagaataacaggagatgtggagaagttcatctggagtccagttggttattggagactcaggtagactgtaggaaactccagtcctgaaatatggagtgactgcagtcacgagtcctcagagaaacagctgtctgtatcagaacggaggacaggaccgtcttcatggtgaaGCGGAAGCGTTCCCAGTCACGAGTCTGACAGTTCCGGAGGAcaagggggtctggatcactggcagctcaggagagagagagagggagagaaggtgggggggggggggggggacaaagGCTGTGTAGAATATGCAATAGTAAAGTTTATAAAAGGGGAAAGATTGAATCcgcttttattataaatatattatatttaatatatttatcaaTATACATAACGATATGATATAGTGGTTTGGACCAAGTGAGATAAATGATCAAATTAGACATTcttgtttagacattcttcctccgtcgttagtaataattttacttgtgataggtgtgtgttagtgagcactctgacggagaagatatcagcgttagaggagcgcatccagactttagagagggttagacaGTGTAAAAGCAGTgttattcccgtagcggacagtctgggtgccacaggcggagataaccagccctcgactccggcattagagccctcacagcggggcgagtgggtgacgactcggcggcatactcgttcagccaaagctaacgctaaggctagcccaccggagcacacctcttctgcgcttcacgtgtccaacaggtttgctctcctcagtgatgcacccgctgagaaacctgaaagagctctggttataggagactctataatgagacacgtaaaattagctagacctttaggggcaccagcggcagtggttaggtgtatcccgggagccagagcaccggacatagcaggtaatcttagggctctaggacagcacaggttctccaagatagtagtacatgctggagctaacgatatacgccttcgtcagtcagaggttagtaagattaactttatagaggtgtttaaattagcgaagatGATGTCcaatggagtagtatgctctggtcccatcccaatgagacgtggtgacataacttacagcaggttatagtcgctgaaccgctggatgtccaggtggtgctccgaaaacaacgtgggcttcatagataattggaagacctttgagggcaaaactggcctattagggcgggacggtgtccatcccactcgggaaggtgctgctctcatttcctgtagtatagcttatagtctcagaagagataaatttggatcagactgaatgcgcagccggcacctctgatctgaagctaggactgttaaatattagatctctcgcatctaaagcagttatagttaatgaaattatcacagatcaggagtttgatatactctgtttaacagaaacttggattaaacaggacgagtatgtggctctaaatgaagctagtcctcctggatacagctacatacaccagcctcggttaactggtagaggaggaggcgtcgcagttattcacaatgataatctgactattgtacaaaaacatggacacaaatttaattcatttgaaattctttatagtaacataagtgtatttaactatattaagtcagctcagtcgattccgccaattgtcatttacagacctccagggccgtactcggaatttcttagtgaatttgcagatttcctttcaaacctagtcgtttctgtagactaagtgttaattgctggagattttaatattcattttgagaatccagaagaccctctgagaactgcatttatgtccatactggactcagtaggagtaaatcagtgtgtagtaggacccactcataaagcaggtcacactttagatttaatattatccttcggattaaggataagaaacataattacaattccacagtctgaagttatctcagatcactgtcatgtctcaattaaagtgtgtcatagtggTAATGTAGGCACAGCACGTATTagaaattagaacataaatggcgtcaaactaaattgttagtattccaaatagcatggaggGAAAGCATCCTGAACCAGTGTTGCTAACTTAGCGACCttgacaactttttttttttttttttttttaaacgcctAGCGACAAATCTAGCGACTTTTGGACAAAACATTCCAAATGTCGCCAGTACTGTCCTGTAAGCGCAAGGTCTTGCTTTCTCGGTACAGTTACTCGTCTCCCTGTGTCTGCTTTGAGCAGTGAGCGCTAGCTCCGGCTGAAAGGAGCAGCATGTTCTCGTGACCATACGGCAGCTGACATAGATGTGAATGAGCTGCGCATGTGCAAACGGTGTTGCATATTGTTATATTGGACACGTGAGgaaggattagggaaaacacgCAGAATGCTAATACGACATAATTACGTCATCACTATGCAAATATACAAATGACGTCATCTAGCAACATTTGGTGACTTTTCAAGCAGACTTTATTAACACTGTCCTGGACTATAGAAAAGCTCAGTGCCGCTaaatcaacgtatctctccactccaatcctagatttttatttaataccatagcaaaattaactgaaaacaagaccactgcagaaatcttcacaacaacaacatacagtagtgaggaactttttcaataacaaaataataaatattaggcaaaaaaatcaggctttgaaaccagacaatttaagtgatacagatgataaactaaccaGACCACATCAGAAggtagaatactttactccccttgaagcgagagaactaatttcactcatctcctctttaaAATCgttaacctgtatattagatcctataccgacacattttcttaagcagatagttgcagcaataacagaacccctgttgaaagtaattaactgttcactcagctgtgggtatgttcctaaataccttaaattagcagttattaaaccactaatcaggaaacctgacctcgacccctgtcagctgtcagtgatatcaaacctcccctttatctctaaatttctggaaaaggtagtagcggagcagctatgctcatatctacataggaaaagcatacatgaactgtatcggtcaggatttaggcctcatcacagtacagagacagcgctcgttaaagtggtaaatgacctcctattggcctctgatcagggt
This genomic window contains:
- the gpr160 gene encoding probable G-protein coupled receptor 160, whose translation is MEVTMATLLVSLWIKTLLNWVVLVVQKGHVGRSFWGVFCVSLALVDALLHLSITCVFLAQDVQVFGLRLTKYQVCVLVQAACSVQGVLHWPVFILFGLDVLWSSRCNRPRPVHTLIHATAAFLLWVLAASYVLSIPDFHPLTEDQDDHLTLQRCHLTGGAQSRQVAWASLLMLVAVACYTRSVRRINTELQRERVCHFLSTWISFLLLLLFILTSRTEVPPYLDMNAVWLCFIHSLLTAATLRSCACVFCAHTQDDTWKSRTRLTHVCLLNDKSSFSAENFHSFTSADSPDHHGDRCGSVQEGVRPRTHTTDQCPVTSSSLSLSTFSFW